One Coprobacter fastidiosus genomic window, ACTGATATTCAAAAATATCCCCGAAAAGTTTTAATTACTATACTTTTCGGGGATATTTTTGTGAAAATTTTTTCGTTTAGAGAACGATATTGACGATTTTTTTAGGGATGATGATGATTTTCTTAGGAGTCTTTCCATCTATCCATTTTGCAGATGACGGATGTTCCAATACTGTTTTTTCTATTTCTTCTTTAGAAGCATCTGCTGCGAATTCGATATTGAAGCGGGCTTTTCCATTGAATGAAATTGTATAGTTGACAGTATCTTCTTTAAGATATTCTTCATTGAATCCCGGCCATTGAGCATCACATACCGATGTCGTGTGTCCTAATTGCGACCATAATTCTTCGCATATATGCGGTGCGAACGGAGTCAACAGTATTATGATCTGTTCCAGTATTTTACTGTTTCTGCATTTTAATGCAGAAAGTTCATTTATACAAATCATAAAAGCACTGATAGAGGTATTGTATGAGAAATTTTCTATATCCCAGCTTACTTTTTTGATGAGTTTGTGTAATGATTTCAGTTCTTCTCGTGTAGGTTCTTCATTATTCACGACCAATTTGTCTCCGTCGAAGAACAGATTCCAAAATTTTTTCAAGAAACGGTGTACACCGTCTATACCGTTTGTATCCCAAGGTTTACTTTGTTCGAGCGGACCTAAGAACATTTCATATAAACGAAGAGTATCTGCACCGTATTTTTCTACTATATCATCCGGATTTACGACGTTGAACATCGATTTTGACATTTTTTCCACTGCCCATCCGCAGATATATTTTCCGTCTTCTAAAATAAATTCTGCCGTTTCAAATTCAGGTCTCCATTTTTTAAAGGCCTCTATATCGAGAATATCATTACTTACGATATTTACATCTACGTGTATAGGAGTCGTGTCATATTTCTTTTTAAGATTGTATGATACGAATGTATTGGTATCTTTTATTCTGTAGACGAAATTAGACCGGCCTTGAATCATACCTTGATTTACTAATTTGCGGAATGGTTCGGCTTCACAGACAATTCCCAGATCATACAGAAATTTGTTCCAGAAACGACTATAAATGAGATGTCCGGTGGCATGTTCGGTTCCACCGATATAAAGATCTACGTTGCGCCAATATTCGTTAGCCTCTTTCGATACGAGCGCATTGTTGTTATGCGGATCCATATAACGGAGATAATATGCTGATGATCCGGCAAATCCGGGCATGGTACAAAGTTCTAAAGGAAAGTGATCTTCTGTTTCCCAATTTTTCGCTCTTCCCAGAGGCGGTTCGCCTTGTTCAGTCGGTAGAAACTTATCTATTTCCGGCAATAACAAAGGCAATTTGCTTTCGTCCAGCATATAGGGCATATCGTCTTTATAATAGACAGGAAACGGTTCGCCCCAATATCGTTGACGACTGAAAATAGCATCGCGCAGACGATAATTGACTTTGATCCGTCCTAATCCTTTTTCCTGTATAAAAGCTTTTGTTTTAGCTATAGCCTCTTTCACTTCAAGGCCGTTGAGGTCGAGACCGTTTCCGCAAGAATTGATCATTTTACCCTCTTTGGCATCGAAGCTTTCTTCGGAAACGTCACAGCCCTCTATCAACGGAATGATCGGCAGACCGAAATGTTTGGCAAAGGCATAGTCGCGGCTGTCATGTGCCGGTACTGCCATAATCGCTCCTGTTCCGTATCCGGCGAGCACATAATCGCTTATCCAGATAGGAATTTTTTCATTATTCAGCGGATTTATGGCGTATGCTCCGGAAAATACTCCACTTACGCTTCTGTCCATTAATCGTTCGCGCTCTGTTCTGTGTTTGATACTGTCCAGATAGGCATCTACCTCTTTTTTCTGTTCAGGAGTAGTAACCTGTGCCACGTAATCGCTTTCCGGAGCTAATACCATAAAAGTGACTCCGAAGATCGTATCGGCACGTGTTGTGAATATTGTAAACTCTACATCCGATTCTACTACTTTAAACTTCATTTCAGCACCTTCGGAACGTCCTATCCAGTTTCTTTGCGTTTCTTTGAGAGACTCGCTCCAGTCTATCGTGTCGAGTCCGTCGAGCAGGCGTTGAGCATAAGCCGATACCCGTAAACACCATTGACGCATGATTTTTTGTTCTACGGGATAGCCTCCACGAACCGACAAACCTTCGCTGACCTCATCATTAGCGAGGACCGTTCCAAGTTGCGGACACCAGTTTACCATCGTATCTCCTAAATAGGCAATACGATAATTCAGCAAAGTTTTTTGCTGTTCCTTGACACTCATCTTTTTCCATTCGTCCGCCGTAAAAGAAAGCTCTTCGCTACAAGCGACATTCAACCCTTCAGTTCCGGACGTTTCGAAGATTTTCGTTAAAGTTTCTATGGGTAGAGCCTTTTGTTCATCATAGGAGTAAAAACTGTTGAACATTTTTTCAAAAGCCCATTGTGTCCATTTATAATATTCCGGATCGCACGTGCGTATTTCACGACTCCAGTCATAACAAAATCCTATTTTATCGAGTTGTTCCCGATAACGGTTGATATTTTTTTCGGTAGTTATTGCCGGATGCTGTCCGGTCTGTATCGCATATTGTTCGGCCGGAAGCCCGTATGCATCATATCCCATCGGATGCAGAACATTGAATCCTTTCAGGCGCTTAAAACGGGAATAAATATCTGAAGCGATGTATCCGAGTGGATGTCCGACATGCAGACCTGCACCGGACGGGTACGGGAACATGTCTAAAACATAAAATTTCTTTTTTCCCTCTTTCTCGGTCACTTTATACGTCTGGTTATCTTTCCAGTACTGTTGCCATTTTTTTTCTATTTCCCTGAAATTATATTCCATTTTATATCTTTTTTTATCTCTTTTTCGTAAGTGTGTTATTTACAATATGTTGGTTTTGATAGTAAATATCTTTGCAAAAGTAATAAAAATATGCTGTATATAAGAGCCAGTCTAAATTTTCCTTCTGTAAAATTCCGACAAGCCCTAAGCTTCTTGTCTTGTTCAGAAAGATAGTTTATGGTTATAAGAACGGGATAACTTTAAAAAATGTGTGAAAAGAGAGTTCGGTATAAGAGGTGATTGTCTGTAAAATAAAAAGTTTTTGTACGTTTGTAAAGATATCTCTTGTATATATGAGAATAGTCATAATCTAATGATAGATTGAATAATGAAAATAGGAAATATGGATTTGGGCAAATACCCTGTCTTATTAGCTCCTATGGAGGATGTTACGGATATTTCTTTTCGACTCATGTGTAAAGAGTTCGGAGCAGATATGGTATATACCGAGTTTGTGTCGAGCGATGCTCTTATACGGAATGTGAGTAAGACACAAGCCAAACTTTCTATCCGAAATGAAGAGCGTCCCGTCGCAATACAGATTTACGGTCGCGAGACAGCAGCTATGGCTGATGCCGCCCGTATTTGTGAGGAGGCTTGTCCTGATGTGTTGGATATTAATTTCGGATGTCCGGTGAAAAAGGTGGCAGGAAAAGGCGCCGGAGCCGGAATGTTGAGGGATATTCCTAAAATGCTTGAGATTACCCGGGCTGTTGTGAATGCCGTAAAAATCCCCGTGACGGTGAAAACTCGCTTGGGTTGGGATCATGATTCCCGAATAATCGTAGAACTGGCCGAGCAGTTGCAAGATTGCGGTATTGCTGCTTTGGCGATTCATGGGCGTACTCGCAGTCAGATGTACACCGGAGAGGCGGATTGGAGTTTGATAGGCAAAGTGAAAGAGAATCCCCGCATGAAAATACCTATCATAGGAAACGGTGATGTAACGACACCGCAAATCGCTCGTGAAAAATTCGAAAAGTACGGTGTAGATGCCATTATGGTAGGCAGGGCTTCTATCGGTTCTCCTTGGATTTTTAAGGAGATAAAGCAATATATGGAAACCGGGCATTGTGAACCTTTGTCTGTTTCGGATAAAATGTCTGTTTTGCGTCGGCAATTGAAAGAAAGCGTCGATCGGTTGGATGAACGTCGCGGAATTTTGCATATCCGCAGACATTTGGCAGCAACACCTTTATTTAAGGGTATTCCTAATTTTAGGGATACGCGTATAGCCATGCTCAGGGCTGAAACTCTTGGTGAATTGTCTGCTATTTTGGATAAAATAGAGTCTGAAATATTGATAAAATAGAATTAATTATAAAATAATCAGAAATCATGAGAATGAAAAATTTATGGAGAATAGCAGCGGTATGCTGTCTCTTTTCATTGTCGTTATTTTCAGCGCAGGCTGTCGGTGACGCAAATAACAAATATGTTACTAAAGAGATAAAGGTAGATGATTTTTATAGAGTAAAGATCAATACGGCGTTTAATGTAGTGTATCATCACAGTAAGGATTCTGCAGGATTGATTCGGATTTACGGAGAAGAAAATATTCTGGATGAAGTAAAGCCGGTTTCGAAAGACGGAACTTTAGAGATCAAATTCGTCAATACAGCTAAGCGTGAGTACGGGGTTATCATTTTGGACGTTTATTCTTCCGATTTGCAGGAAGTGCAGAGCGATGCAGGCGGAGTTTTCGAGACTTCCGGTAGTTTGTCCGGTTCAGAATTGGATATTCTACTGATGGGTAATGGTCTTGTTCGTTGTAACAAACTTGACTATGGCATTGTAAAAGCTCGTATTATGACCGGTTCGGGAGATATATTTTTAAGCGGTACATGCCGTGAAGCCCGTTTGTCTATTGCCGGTTCGGGAGAAATAAAAGGTCATGAGCTGAAAGCCCGTGATGTAAATTGCAATATTACCGGAAACGGAAGTATAGGTTGTTGGGCTGAAGAAAATCTGAAAGCTTTTATTACCGGGAAAGGCGATGTTTATTATAAGGGAAAGCCTACTGTCAAGAAACGTGGAATCGGGTCGGGTCGTGCTATTCCTCTAATCGATTGATCTGTTTTTTGTCTTTTTACGCATCTGATATATAGACAATTATTTAATAAAAAAAACGGGAAAATTATTTCCCGTTTTTTTTATTAAAAGGCTTCTATTCTTTATTTTTTGATGAATGGAATTACAGTTGTTCCATCAGCAGTTTTGATTTTTGCGATATAATAACCGGCAGCAAGGTCATCTACCGAAATTTGAGTAGTTGCAGAAACTGCTTTTACTACACTACCTTGTCCGTTTACGATGGTCACATCACAAACTTCAGAGAAGTTAAGAATGTCTTTTACCGGATTAGGATAAGCTTTAACAGTAGTTTTATCGGCTACATTGTTGTCGATAGCAGAGCTTTCTCCGTCTATAATTTGATTTACGGTAAATGTTCCTTCGTCAAATTCACTATTTGTTATATTTATAGTTACAGTAGATACTTTATTATCGCATGCTCCTACACCATTCTTATATACATTTTCAGCTTCTTTTGTAGATGTTGTTTCTCCGCTTTTATAGTCATAAACGATGGAATAAGAAGAATAGGTGGTAACTACTTTGTTTGCTTGATCTCTGGAGCTGAATCCATAATCGACAGTCGAATAAATATTGTTTGTGGAGAATGTAGTTCCTGTCGGATATACGGTCATATATTCATTTTGTGAAGCATCAATAGCAGGAGTCTCTATATTTCCTTGTCTTGCTGTTTCTACAGAGAGGTCGGATGGATTTATTTTTACTACATACGAGTCGAATTTTCCTTTACATATTAAATCGTTTTGGAAAGGAAGGTTTTCATTAAACAACCCGGCTACGACAATTTTGCCATCTCTTTCCGAAATGCCACCGATTACATTTTGAAGATCATTTGTTAATACCTTGGCTGATTCATATACGTTTTTCTGATTCAGTGTACCGTCGATATTAATATCGGCAAGAATAATTCCTCTGCTGTATAATTCTCCTTCGATAGGTAACTCTATATTCTCGGAACTATTACCTACGGTCAGGGTCTGATTACCCATCGCGCCAAATATAGCGTATATGTGATCTGTATTAGCATACATTTTGGCATCCGTAACCGAGTAAAGGGCATTTGCTCCTTCCACAATAGGACTTAAATCTGCTAATTTTGCATCGATTGCGAGGTCGGTAGTCAATGAAATTACACAACCGCTATATAAGTCGGCAGCCATGCCTGTACCGTCATCAAAGGCTTTTGCATTAAAAGTGAATCCGTCTTTTTCTGTTTTTCCGGCATAAAGAACAGATGCATATAATTTACCATTTATAAATTGTAGATCTTGTATGTTAAAACTTGCGTCCACTATTAGAAACATAAAAGATGAGCCGGGTAGGTCTGCCAGATTGGTTTTAAAAGTTTCCAATTTCAACAAAACACCAGCATTACTGTATTTTGCAATGAATCCGGAATTTGTATATAAAGTTCCTTCTCCTAATGGAGATTCGTATGTATTACAAGTTGCTGTTTGTTTGCTATTGTCCTGGCCGTTGAATATGGTTGTTTCTCCTGTATATGTACCGGCTACGTAAATATTCCCATCGTTATCATAAGTGATAGCGTTGATTTGAGTCGATTCTCCGTTAATTACATTTGCCCATACCGGTTCACCCGTAGCACTGTATTTAAACAGGAACGAATCTCCTGTGTTTTCAAAGTTCAAGGCTGTATTGCCAAAACTGACATCTTCTTTAGTTAAGCTTCCTGCCACGAAAGTTTCACCAGATGGTGTAACAGTAACGGCAGAGGATGTTGTGGCATAGGATGCCTTTGTCGGAGTATCTATGGTTTTACTCCACTGTGCTTGTGCCGACGTTACTAACGCTGCACAAAAAAGAATAAGTAGTCCTTTTTTCATAATCACAATAATTTAAAGTGAATAAATAGTATATGAGAAAAATACCTAATCTGACTTTAGTTGGTCAGATTAGGGTTACTTTGTATAGCCTCATTCGGTATGCGGATAGTATAACGCTCGTCACCCTGTTCGAGTTTATATTCTTTCTCGTTTTCTGTTTTTGTGATTGCCGGTTGAGTAGTACGACGGAGATCAAACCAGCGGTGTCCTTCGAAAGCCAGCTCACGATAACGTTCGTCATATATTTCTTGAAGCAATTCATCCTTATCCATTGCCTCTACTTTTGTTTCTTCTTCGGCATAGCCGGTAGCATTGAACCGTTTTGCTTTTAGTTGTAAAAGATAATCTTTCGCATCAATCAGATTATCATCCTGACAAGCCGCTTCGGCAGCATTCAGATATATTTCTCCGGTTCGGAATGTACAGGCATATTCGTTGCTTCCGCCCTTTCTTACCGTATATCTTCCGCCTCCTTCTGAAGTGTAGAAGCGATTTTTTCTTCTGTAATCGTTAGAGTTGTAGAGGTTATATAGATCTGTAGAGATATAGATAGCTCTGTTTATATCTGCTGAGGAATATTCCAGTGCCATAATCGACTCTACAGATTGATAATTGTTTGGCATTGTGGTTTGCGAAAGATCTACGAGTTCTTTATTTATTTCCAGAACTTCTTTAGATGCATTTAAAGATTCGCTCCATTTCTGCATATACAGGTATAATCTTGATCTGAATGCTTTTAAAGCTGTAGTGGTGAATCTGTAGTTAAAACCTACATCCCATTTTTCTACATTCAATCGTTTCCCGGCTTCAACGATATCCGACTCTATGGCTGCGTATATTTCCGCTACCGTATTCCGTGAAGGAGCGTCTTCAGTGTTCGAATTCAGTTTAAGAGGAACAGCTTTTGTATTTAAATTTTCTTCGTTATAGGGCTTTCCGTAAAGGTTGACCAGCATAAAATGTATATATGCCCGCATGGCGTATGCTTCCCCTACGAGTTGTGCTATTTCTTCTTTACTTCCCCCAGTCATTTTATTCTCGTTTTCTATTGTATAGTTGATGAGGAAAAGGGCTTGGTAATATTGCCGCCAACCAAAATCAGAAGAATAGTCGGGACTGTAATCATCCCATGTCCATTCTTCGAAATAAAGACTTCGGCTTTCCGTATCGGTAAAAGATCCTACTTCATCGCTGCGGAATGCCGTGCGTGCTCTTCCGCTTTTAGGAGTACTTACGTATGCCTGTGTCATTAAAGCTCTGAATTCTGTAGCAGTCGTAGGAATTACTTTTCCGACAGGAGTAATATCCAAAAAATTGTCGCAGGAAATGAATCCTGTTGCCAAAAATATTGACAGTATATAAATTATCTTTTTCATCGGATTCGTACGTTAAAAGTTTAAATTAAGACTGAACGTAACTGACTTCGGAATGGGTTGTGCATATACGTTACCCATTGTTTCCGGATCGAGATAATTGGTATAGTCCGATCCGACTACAAACAGGTTGCGTCCTTCTAAAGAAATAGATCCGGAACTCATGTGGAATAACTTCAGCCAATTCTCAGGCAGTTTATATCCGACACGAATACTTTGTATTCTCATATAGTTTCCTTTTTTTACCCAAGTGTCCATCGAATTATAATAATTCAAGTCATTGAAAGCCGTATATTCGTTGTGGCGATAAGACTGTCCGTTTTTCGTATCACTGATAAGTGCGGGGAAGCGTCCGTTCGGGTTGCTTGGTGTCCATCTGTCTAAAATATCACGATTCGTATTCATTCCCCGATCATAACTTGTGATGGAGTATGAAGGTTGTGTCTGGACGTATTGACCTAAATTGAAAATACAGTTGACCGCTATTTCGAAACGTTTGATAGTAAATGTGTTTGTAAAACCTCCTGAGTAAAGCGGTTCTGTAGTTCCGAT contains:
- the leuS gene encoding leucine--tRNA ligase; translation: MEYNFREIEKKWQQYWKDNQTYKVTEKEGKKKFYVLDMFPYPSGAGLHVGHPLGYIASDIYSRFKRLKGFNVLHPMGYDAYGLPAEQYAIQTGQHPAITTEKNINRYREQLDKIGFCYDWSREIRTCDPEYYKWTQWAFEKMFNSFYSYDEQKALPIETLTKIFETSGTEGLNVACSEELSFTADEWKKMSVKEQQKTLLNYRIAYLGDTMVNWCPQLGTVLANDEVSEGLSVRGGYPVEQKIMRQWCLRVSAYAQRLLDGLDTIDWSESLKETQRNWIGRSEGAEMKFKVVESDVEFTIFTTRADTIFGVTFMVLAPESDYVAQVTTPEQKKEVDAYLDSIKHRTERERLMDRSVSGVFSGAYAINPLNNEKIPIWISDYVLAGYGTGAIMAVPAHDSRDYAFAKHFGLPIIPLIEGCDVSEESFDAKEGKMINSCGNGLDLNGLEVKEAIAKTKAFIQEKGLGRIKVNYRLRDAIFSRQRYWGEPFPVYYKDDMPYMLDESKLPLLLPEIDKFLPTEQGEPPLGRAKNWETEDHFPLELCTMPGFAGSSAYYLRYMDPHNNNALVSKEANEYWRNVDLYIGGTEHATGHLIYSRFWNKFLYDLGIVCEAEPFRKLVNQGMIQGRSNFVYRIKDTNTFVSYNLKKKYDTTPIHVDVNIVSNDILDIEAFKKWRPEFETAEFILEDGKYICGWAVEKMSKSMFNVVNPDDIVEKYGADTLRLYEMFLGPLEQSKPWDTNGIDGVHRFLKKFWNLFFDGDKLVVNNEEPTREELKSLHKLIKKVSWDIENFSYNTSISAFMICINELSALKCRNSKILEQIIILLTPFAPHICEELWSQLGHTTSVCDAQWPGFNEEYLKEDTVNYTISFNGKARFNIEFAADASKEEIEKTVLEHPSSAKWIDGKTPKKIIIIPKKIVNIVL
- the dusB gene encoding tRNA dihydrouridine synthase DusB, which encodes MKIGNMDLGKYPVLLAPMEDVTDISFRLMCKEFGADMVYTEFVSSDALIRNVSKTQAKLSIRNEERPVAIQIYGRETAAMADAARICEEACPDVLDINFGCPVKKVAGKGAGAGMLRDIPKMLEITRAVVNAVKIPVTVKTRLGWDHDSRIIVELAEQLQDCGIAALAIHGRTRSQMYTGEADWSLIGKVKENPRMKIPIIGNGDVTTPQIAREKFEKYGVDAIMVGRASIGSPWIFKEIKQYMETGHCEPLSVSDKMSVLRRQLKESVDRLDERRGILHIRRHLAATPLFKGIPNFRDTRIAMLRAETLGELSAILDKIESEILIK
- a CDS encoding head GIN domain-containing protein is translated as MRMKNLWRIAAVCCLFSLSLFSAQAVGDANNKYVTKEIKVDDFYRVKINTAFNVVYHHSKDSAGLIRIYGEENILDEVKPVSKDGTLEIKFVNTAKREYGVIILDVYSSDLQEVQSDAGGVFETSGSLSGSELDILLMGNGLVRCNKLDYGIVKARIMTGSGDIFLSGTCREARLSIAGSGEIKGHELKARDVNCNITGNGSIGCWAEENLKAFITGKGDVYYKGKPTVKKRGIGSGRAIPLID
- a CDS encoding T9SS type A sorting domain-containing protein encodes the protein MKKGLLILFCAALVTSAQAQWSKTIDTPTKASYATTSSAVTVTPSGETFVAGSLTKEDVSFGNTALNFENTGDSFLFKYSATGEPVWANVINGESTQINAITYDNDGNIYVAGTYTGETTIFNGQDNSKQTATCNTYESPLGEGTLYTNSGFIAKYSNAGVLLKLETFKTNLADLPGSSFMFLIVDASFNIQDLQFINGKLYASVLYAGKTEKDGFTFNAKAFDDGTGMAADLYSGCVISLTTDLAIDAKLADLSPIVEGANALYSVTDAKMYANTDHIYAIFGAMGNQTLTVGNSSENIELPIEGELYSRGIILADINIDGTLNQKNVYESAKVLTNDLQNVIGGISERDGKIVVAGLFNENLPFQNDLICKGKFDSYVVKINPSDLSVETARQGNIETPAIDASQNEYMTVYPTGTTFSTNNIYSTVDYGFSSRDQANKVVTTYSSYSIVYDYKSGETTSTKEAENVYKNGVGACDNKVSTVTINITNSEFDEGTFTVNQIIDGESSAIDNNVADKTTVKAYPNPVKDILNFSEVCDVTIVNGQGSVVKAVSATTQISVDDLAAGYYIAKIKTADGTTVIPFIKK
- a CDS encoding RagB/SusD family nutrient uptake outer membrane protein translates to MKKIIYILSIFLATGFISCDNFLDITPVGKVIPTTATEFRALMTQAYVSTPKSGRARTAFRSDEVGSFTDTESRSLYFEEWTWDDYSPDYSSDFGWRQYYQALFLINYTIENENKMTGGSKEEIAQLVGEAYAMRAYIHFMLVNLYGKPYNEENLNTKAVPLKLNSNTEDAPSRNTVAEIYAAIESDIVEAGKRLNVEKWDVGFNYRFTTTALKAFRSRLYLYMQKWSESLNASKEVLEINKELVDLSQTTMPNNYQSVESIMALEYSSADINRAIYISTDLYNLYNSNDYRRKNRFYTSEGGGRYTVRKGGSNEYACTFRTGEIYLNAAEAACQDDNLIDAKDYLLQLKAKRFNATGYAEEETKVEAMDKDELLQEIYDERYRELAFEGHRWFDLRRTTQPAITKTENEKEYKLEQGDERYTIRIPNEAIQSNPNLTN